One region of Fusobacterium perfoetens genomic DNA includes:
- a CDS encoding 6-phospho-beta-glucosidase, whose amino-acid sequence MGYRLPENFLWGGAVAAHQIEGAWNVDGKGVSVIDVMTGGTKDKMRKITDGVIEGEFYPNHEATDFYHHYKEDVALLAEMGFKCFRTSIAWTRIFPNGDEETPNEAGLKFYDDLFDELLKYGIEPVITLSHFEMPYHLAESYGGWINRKIIDCYVKFAVTVMERYKNKVKYWITFNEINNQSNTSTDIFGWTNSGIKFSDYQNPREAMFQAAHHEFLASALVVKKGHEINPEFKIGGMCGWVPIYPYSCNPEDVMTAVEEMHERYYFMDVHVRGHYPAYAKAMWKKENINIQMEEDDEKILSEGKIDYIGISYYMSGAVKADIEKDTSTSLDGATSKSIKNPYVKASDWGWQIDPIGLRYSLATLYERYELPIFIIENGFGAIDILDENKNCDDSYRIEYLKAHIEEMKKAMEFDGVEVMGYTPWGCIDVVSFTTGELRKRYGFIYVDKNDDGTGTGKRYRKKSFEWYKNVIKTNGEEL is encoded by the coding sequence ATGGGATATAGATTACCAGAAAATTTTTTATGGGGTGGAGCTGTTGCTGCTCATCAAATAGAAGGTGCTTGGAATGTTGATGGAAAAGGTGTAAGTGTTATAGATGTTATGACAGGCGGAACAAAAGATAAAATGAGAAAAATAACAGATGGTGTTATTGAAGGAGAATTCTATCCAAATCACGAAGCTACAGATTTTTATCACCACTACAAAGAAGATGTTGCACTTTTAGCAGAGATGGGATTTAAATGTTTTAGAACGAGTATAGCTTGGACAAGAATTTTTCCAAACGGAGATGAAGAAACTCCTAATGAAGCAGGATTAAAATTCTATGACGATTTATTTGATGAACTTTTAAAATATGGAATAGAGCCTGTAATAACTTTAAGTCATTTTGAAATGCCTTATCATCTTGCTGAAAGTTATGGAGGATGGATAAATCGTAAAATTATTGACTGTTATGTAAAATTTGCAGTAACAGTAATGGAGCGTTATAAAAATAAAGTAAAATATTGGATAACTTTTAATGAAATAAACAATCAATCAAATACTTCTACAGATATATTTGGTTGGACAAATTCAGGAATAAAATTCTCTGATTATCAAAATCCAAGAGAAGCAATGTTTCAGGCAGCACATCACGAATTTTTGGCAAGTGCCTTAGTTGTAAAAAAAGGACACGAAATAAATCCAGAATTTAAAATAGGAGGAATGTGTGGTTGGGTACCAATTTATCCATATTCATGCAATCCTGAAGATGTAATGACAGCTGTTGAAGAAATGCATGAAAGATATTATTTTATGGATGTTCATGTGAGAGGGCATTATCCTGCTTATGCAAAAGCAATGTGGAAAAAAGAGAATATAAATATTCAAATGGAAGAAGATGATGAAAAAATTCTTTCTGAAGGAAAAATTGATTATATAGGAATAAGCTATTACATGTCTGGAGCAGTGAAAGCCGATATAGAAAAAGACACTTCAACATCTCTTGATGGAGCAACATCAAAATCAATAAAAAATCCATATGTAAAAGCAAGTGATTGGGGATGGCAAATAGATCCTATTGGTCTTAGATATTCTCTTGCAACTTTATATGAAAGATATGAACTTCCAATCTTTATAATTGAAAATGGTTTTGGTGCAATAGATATCCTTGATGAAAATAAAAACTGTGATGATAGCTATAGAATAGAATATCTTAAAGCACATATTGAAGAGATGAAGAAAGCTATGGAATTTGATGGTGTAGAAGTTATGGGCTATACACCATGGGGATGTATTGATGTTGTCTCATTTACAACAGGTGAACTTAGAAAGCGTTATGGATTTATATATGTTGATAAAAATGACGATGGAACAGGAACAGGAAAAAGATACAGAAAGAAATCTTTTGAGTGGTATAAAAATGTTATAAAAACAAATGGAGAAGAATTATAA
- a CDS encoding PTS transporter subunit EIIC: MEKAPILGAVLIGGLWEIFVIFGVHWGITPMVMANFSMYGYDAFQAFQTLAVIAQIGAAIGCFFKSKNKELKKVAISASITGIFGITEPTLYGVTLRLKKPFICACVGGAISAAVMSFFGTVYYAYAGLPGILTIVNAINPNNTTGFIGMVIGSALAVIVPAVLVMIVGFDDPKEK; this comes from the coding sequence ATGGAAAAAGCACCTATACTAGGGGCAGTTTTAATTGGGGGATTATGGGAAATATTTGTAATCTTTGGAGTTCATTGGGGAATAACTCCGATGGTAATGGCAAATTTTAGCATGTATGGTTATGATGCTTTCCAAGCTTTTCAGACTTTAGCTGTAATAGCTCAAATTGGTGCTGCAATAGGTTGTTTCTTTAAATCAAAAAATAAAGAACTTAAAAAAGTTGCTATTTCGGCAAGTATTACAGGAATATTTGGAATTACTGAGCCAACACTTTATGGAGTTACACTTCGCCTTAAAAAACCATTTATATGTGCTTGTGTAGGTGGAGCAATATCAGCTGCTGTTATGAGTTTCTTTGGTACAGTTTATTATGCTTATGCTGGACTTCCTGGAATACTTACAATAGTAAATGCAATAAATCCTAATAATACAACAGGATTTATAGGAATGGTAATTGGTTCTGCTCTTGCAGTAATTGTTCCTGCTGTTCTTGTAATGATTGTGGGATTTGATGATCCAAAAGAAAAATAG
- a CDS encoding MurR/RpiR family transcriptional regulator encodes MVILKELKNFVNGTSSELDIKNYILEHPEDIERMSARELGKATFTSAASVTRFCRKLGYKGYPKFRFKFIGEIKFSRTKTKENIELLAEENVVTIVRKVTEVQKRAIEETSEGISFEKLKRITENIHKAEIVDFYAFDLNYHLTQYGCSQYFHARKKTNTYTATNMQAINALMSDEKHFAIFISHTGENGRLVEIAKILKERKTKILVITAKKNSTLTEFADDCLFASAPKTFQEFLFPAFYSSVKYILDILWGIEFAMEYDKNIKLNKVYDKIGEASLWGLLKKLDCGYTK; translated from the coding sequence ATGGTAATATTAAAAGAACTTAAAAATTTTGTAAATGGAACTTCAAGTGAGTTAGATATTAAGAATTATATTTTAGAACATCCTGAAGATATAGAAAGAATGTCAGCGAGAGAACTTGGAAAAGCAACTTTTACAAGTGCAGCTTCTGTTACAAGGTTCTGTAGAAAATTAGGTTATAAAGGTTATCCTAAATTTCGTTTTAAATTTATAGGTGAAATAAAATTTTCTAGAACTAAAACAAAAGAAAATATAGAACTTTTAGCAGAAGAAAATGTAGTTACTATCGTAAGAAAAGTTACTGAAGTTCAAAAAAGAGCAATAGAGGAAACTTCTGAAGGAATAAGTTTTGAAAAATTAAAAAGAATAACAGAAAATATACATAAAGCTGAGATTGTTGATTTTTATGCTTTTGACTTAAATTATCATCTTACTCAATATGGATGTAGCCAGTATTTTCATGCAAGGAAGAAAACAAATACATATACAGCTACAAATATGCAGGCTATAAATGCTCTTATGAGTGATGAAAAGCATTTTGCTATTTTTATAAGTCATACAGGAGAAAATGGACGACTTGTTGAAATTGCTAAAATTTTAAAAGAGAGAAAAACAAAAATTTTGGTAATTACAGCTAAAAAGAACAGTACTCTTACAGAGTTTGCAGATGATTGTCTTTTTGCTTCTGCTCCAAAGACTTTTCAGGAGTTTTTATTTCCTGCATTCTACAGTTCTGTAAAATATATTTTAGATATTTTATGGGGAATAGAATTTGCTATGGAATATGATAAAAACATAAAACTTAATAAAGTTTATGATAAAATAGGAGAAGCTTCTCTTTGGGGGCTTTTAAAAAAATTAGATTGTGGATATACAAAATAA